A window of the Tenebrio molitor chromosome 1, icTenMoli1.1, whole genome shotgun sequence genome harbors these coding sequences:
- the LOC138136567 gene encoding uncharacterized protein produces MGIGGGCRMDELHKMKIDDIEDRDNILIIQVPETKTNKKRMFTIVDNTKIGVSKLALYKKYSDLRPANTPTKSFFLGYRNEKCTKQVVGINTFYKMPRMIAEFLKLPLPESYTGHCFRRSSATLLANTGANTLMMKRHGGWKSNSVVEGYIDESVENKKEICNRILMGTSSTKNCQGFSNELPGCSGANLIKSEDVVNFIKSKDVANENTVKCGGKVFKKCTFNFY; encoded by the coding sequence ATGGGAATCGGCGGAGGATGCAGAATGGATGAATtacacaaaatgaaaattgacgATATCGAAGATCGAGATAATATTCTGATAATACAAGTTCCCGAAACAAAAACGAATAAGAAGCGTATGTTTACTATTGTGGATAATACGAAAATAGGAGTTAGCAAGTTGGctttatacaaaaaatatagtgaTTTAAGACCTGCAAATACACCAACCAAGAGTTTCTTTTTGGGTTATCGCaatgaaaaatgtacaaaGCAAGTGGTGGGaattaacacattttacaAGATGCCCCGAATGATAGCGGAATTTTTAAAGCTGCCATTACCTGAATCTTACACTGGTCATTGCTTTAGGAGATCAAGTGCTACTCTTTTGGCGAACACTGGAGCTAACACGCTTATGATGAAGAGACATGGTGGCTGGAAATCGAATTCGGTTGTAGAAGGCTACATTGATGAATCAGTTGAAAATAAGAAGGAAATTTGTAACAGAATTTTGATGGGAACAAGCAGCACAAAGAATTGTCAAGGATTTTCAAACGAATTACCTGGTTGCAGTGGCGCTAACCTCATCAAAAGTGAGGATGTCGTTAACTTCATCAAAAGCAAAGATGTCGCTAACGAGAATACTGTCAAATGTGGTGGaaaagtgtttaaaaagtgcacatttaatttttattaa
- the LOC138131826 gene encoding nucleosome-remodeling factor subunit BPTF-like gives MEHHQEFWETLKLKYEDKNRTLQQREQELRHKLEAMDAIIGDSVRKTNELNEPKGSFPQQPSIKKSPPVIPSQVENEKIIITQRLSADIVPDRPDFKSCTCPPPPEKGGFFKCLYSLFGSSKPKGAPPPTTTPSPPPQSQSSTAPPSSPPAPQDIPTKDERQEQQSFKGSELNKITQPVTNVINYDYNAFKNANCMCNPCILDNMGPPMTSNNTQKNSRDAKNIGDGDICDCSICSRSFSSVVPMQQKTGGAKKDTCCCNYSSSRKDRMSDDTCICSLAETELSAEAALANAIKNNNNILNSNVQNNNMNDNSSICTCNNIINGNFNNPMGKIGIGSPSKLSLKSVDLYYMKNIHDLATEQKNLVGQIGDLERKAKIYEDVFNEYKNVDFTAKCRQPVCPCICNNSTSVSDSTDKTNAELKLENFLLKNELKDMRLEVRQYLERMEGPMQYKIESERYKCIQLEQKLEEAAKELANIQEFYQKEINSLKMQLCTANTNIYNLTAVNEQLKEDLQTCQQKCSKLEEDLIRQKISEAETIKSLQAALNAQVNTTVVKDECNLHQIARELSKILKECEPCGECMTLPEDLTTAAQLLKSLTDLIDSKLPKSEDSDHAMNEQLKMSTDVKEKAKNGSDPAITNEEFTAAEGVKETTRNGSDPAVIMDTLEITITQEQTGGSQVEEKVSSTKPESIHTKQSQQEKDDAGESQIQERTSSIKPESQSIHTKSSQQDQAGEPDGETQVEEQIPSVKSEPQNISSKKSHDSGRGDQRSERSTKVSEKSNRESVIIADNQFAKPIGSKPKSRTSCKCVKSRKSAEVDQIWPKADEPLVLKESSVLETTAIPSKKKCQCSVSKKLREMRAQQLKSSTTESKVPTGSSKKLCKCNKSSTQDELRTAQIIESQPETKPEVEPETEQEAGPETTQNLEVKPAGDGVDQIWPTTSDRFKLSHQVTASKSKDILKSETSVKCLKVKENFPFDIDTQVDIINRPPDGVHVTTTITNSGTLEVITEGPEGVIETTLIYTNSGNVEVVTEILDYRGTGKTCNRGKIRTPAVEGPAIPALEAPPIKSSVSEPGKTPEAISGLKVDAPKSGPSIVNPNCKCIECPGLEDMKDKTGDENEIKEVVAEQTPESEGIAVAAAQDGDKTSNVVQDTTEVKVDDTAATTAEEKANATAEDNAGATAEETTGATTEDTVGAVAENAASTAAEDSTAVTPENTPISPTAENVSSAVAENVEVTPTTVTDVIDAAGSEVAQQMDGIPLIEKTLSLSLHVENEEDLARLSGLNNDDNKET, from the exons ATGGAACATCATCAAGAATTTTGggaaactttaaaattaaaatatgaagACAAGAATCGAACTCTTCAACAAAGGGAACAAGAATTGCGTCATAAATTGGAAGCAATGGATGCAATTATTGGGGACAGCGTCCGAAAAACGAATGAACTTAACGAACCTAAGGGATCTTTCCCACAACAGCCTTCTATTAAAAAGTCGCCACCAGTCATTCCTTCTCAGGTAGAAAACGAAAAGATAATTATTACGCAACGATTGTCAGCAGACATCGTACCAGACCGTCCTGACTTCAAAAGTTGTACGTGCCCGCCGCCTCCAGAAAAAGGCggttttttcaaatgtttatATTCTCTTTTTGGTTCATCTAAGCCAAAAGGCGCTCCGCCTCCAACTACCACACCTTCGCCTCCACCCCAATCACAGTCATCTACAGCTCCACCATCTTCTCCTCCGGCACCTCAAGATATACCAACGAAAGACGAAAGACAAGAGCAACAGTCTTTCAAAGGATCAGAACTTAATAAAATAACTCAACCGGTAACCAATGTCATTAATTACGATTACAATGCATTTAAAAATGCGAACTGTATGTGCAATCCTTGTATATTGGATAATATGGGTCCCCCAATGACGTCGAATAATACTCAGAAAAATAGCAGAGATGCTAAAAACATTGGAGATGGAGATATTTGTGATTGCAGTATTTGCAGTAGAAGTTTTTCATCGGTTGTACCAATGCAACAAAAAACCGGTGGCGCTAAAAAAGATACATGTTGTTGCAACTATTCAAGTTCAAGAAAAGATCGTATGAGTGATGACACATGCATCTGCAGTTTAGCAGAAACAGAATTGTCAGCTGAAGCTGCTTTAGCAAATGCCattaaaaacaacaacaatattttaaacagcaatgtacaaaataataatatgaaTGACAACAGTAGTATCTGCACTTGCAATAACATTATAAACggtaattttaataatccaATGGGTAAAATTGGTATTGGATCGCCCAGCAAGTTATCGCTGAAGTCTGTGGATCTCTATTATATGAAAAACATTCACGATTTAGCAACAGAACAGAAAAATTTAGTAGGTCAAATCGGTGATCTTGAACGCAAAGCTAAAATTTACGAAGATGTCTTCAACGAATATAAAAACGTCGATTTTACTGCTAAATGTCGACAACCGGTTTGTCCTTGTATATGCAACAATTCAACTTCGGTATCGGATTCAACCGATAAGACAAACGCTGAactaaaattagaaaatttcttgCTAAAGAATGAACTGAAAGATATGCGGTTAGAGGTAAGACAATATTTAGAAAGAATGGAAGGTCCTATGCAGTATAAAATAGAAAGTGAAAGATACAAGTGTATTCAACTTGAACAAAAACTTGAAGAGGCTGCTAAGGAACTAGCAAACATTCAAGAATTTTACCAGAAGGAAATTAATTCCTTAAAAATGCAATTATGTACTGCAAATACCAACATTTACAATTTAACAGCAGTGAATGAACAACTCAAGGAAGATCTACAGACCTGTCAACAAAAATGCTCAAAACTAGAGGAGGACTTAATCCGACAGAAAATTAGCGAGGCTGAAACCATTAAGAGTCTACAAGCTGCCTTAAATGCTCAAGTCAACACTACCGTTGTAAAAGACGAATGTAATTTACACCAAATTGCAAGAGAACTgagcaaaattttaaaggaaTGTGAACCATGTGGTGAATGCATGACACTTCCAGAAGATTTGACCACAGCCGCGCAACTACTAAAAAgtttaactgatttaattGATTCTAAATTACCCAAAAGTGAAGATAGTGATCACGCAATGAATGAACAGTTGAAAATGAGTACAGATGTCaaagaaaaagcaaaaaatgGTTCTGATCCAGCAATAACGAATGAAGAATTTACAGCAGCTGAAGGTGTTAAAGAAACAACAAGAAATGGTTCTGATCCAGCTGTAATTATGGATACATTAGAGATTACAATTACCCAAGAGCAAACTG GTGGTTCCCAAGTCGAAGAAAAAGTGTCGTCCACTAAACCCGAAAGTATTCACACGAAACAAAGTCAACAGGAGAAAGATG aTGCCGGTGAATCTCAAATTCAGGAAAGGACATCATCCATTAAACCCGAGTCCCAAAGTATTCACACAAAATCCAGTCAACAAGATCAAGCGG GTGAACCCGACGGGGAAACACAAGTCGAAGAACAAATACCGTCTGTAAAATCTGAACCGCAAAATATCTCATCAAAGAAGAGTC ATGATTCGGGACGTGGCGATCAAAGGTCTGAAAGAAGTACTAAAGTATCTGAAAAAAGCAATAGAGAATCTGTTATAATTGCCGACAATCAGTTTGCTAAACCTATTGGATCAAAACCAAAATCAAGAACATCTTGTAAATGTGTAAAATCCAGAAAGTCAGCTGAAGTTGATCAAATTTGGCCAAAAGCTGATGAACCACTTGTTTTGAAAGAGAGTAGTGTGCTTGAAACAACAGCGATTCCGAGCAAGAAAAAATGCCAATGTAGcgtttctaaaaaattaagaGAGATGCGGGCGCAACAACTAAAGTCAAGCACTACAGAGAGTAAAGTTCCCACTGGCTCCAGTAagaaattatgtaaatgtaaCAAGTCATCCACACAAGATGAACTTAGAACTGCCCAAATAATAGAATCACAACCAGAGACAAAACCAGAAGTAGAACCAGAGACAGAACAAGAAGCAGGGCCAGAGACCACACAAAATCTAGAAGTAAAACCTGCCGGTGACGGAGTCGATCAAATTTGGCCCACAACATCTGATCGTTTTAAACTTTCTCATCAAGTAACAGCTTCTAAAAGTAAAGATATTTTGAAATCTGAAACGTCAGTTAAGTGCCTGAAAGTTAAAGAAAACTTTCCTTTCGACATTGACACTCAAGTCGACATAATTAACAGACCTCCAGATGGTGTTCACGTTACTACGACAATAACTAATTCTGGCACCCTTGAAGTAATAACTGAAGGACCGGAAGGTGTCATTGAAACAACCCTAATTTATACTAATTCTGGTAACGTGGAAGTGGTCACCGAAATTCTTGATTACCGAGGAACAGGAAAAACTTGTAACCGAGGCAAGATCAGAACTCCTGCTGTTGAGGGTCCTGCTATTCCAGCTTTGGAGGCACCGCCGATAAAATCTTCAGTATCTGAACCTGGAAAAACACCAGAAGCGATCAGTGGTTTAAAAGTTGATGCTCCCAAAAGTGGACCCAGCATAGTAAATCCCAACTGTAAGTGTATAGAATGTCCGGGTTTGGAAGATATGAAGGATAAAACAGGAGATG aaaatgaaataaaagaaGTCGTGGCAGAGCAAACTCCCGAGTCTGAAGGTATCGCCGTCGCTGCAGCACAAGACGGTGATAAAACGTCTAATGTAGTTCAAGACACTACCGAAGTAAAGGTTGATGATACTGCTGCTACCACAGCTGAAGAGAAAGCTAATGCCACAGCCGAAGACAACGCTGGTGCCACAGCTGAAGAAACGACTGGTGCCACAACCGAAGACACGGTTGGTGCCGTAGCTGAAAACGCTGCGAGCACCGCGGCTGAAGATTCTACGGCTGTGACACCCGAAAACACTCCCATTTCTCCTACGGCTGAAAATGTTAGCTCCGCCGTAGCTGAAAATGTTGAGGTAACCCCGACCACGGTTACGGATGTTATCGATGCTGCTGGATCCGAGGTAGCTCAACAAATGGATGGAATTCcattaattgaaaaaaccTTATCACTTTCattacatgtggaaaatgAAGAGGATCTTGCTCGGTTGTCTGGGTTAAATAATGATGATAACAAAGaaacataa